One Chanodichthys erythropterus isolate Z2021 chromosome 22, ASM2448905v1, whole genome shotgun sequence DNA window includes the following coding sequences:
- the ompb gene encoding olfactory marker protein b: MSLELTFNPDMQLTEMMRLRAQSLQQRGQKRQDGERLLRTNEQVYRLDFTEQALHFTRWNIRISTPGRINIIATSQLWTPDLTYLMTRQLLEPTGLFWKSADDDVIQCYEADAQEFGERIAELAKVRKVMYFLFAFEDGLTPESIECSIEFQTSE, from the coding sequence ATGTCTCTTGAGTTGACATTCAACCCTGACATGCAGCTGACAGAGATGATGCGTCTGCGTGCACAGTCTCTGCAGCAGCGGGGCCAGAAACGCCAGGATGGAGAGCGTCTACTGAGGACCAACGAGCAGGTCTACCGCCTGGACTTCACCGAACAGGCCCTGCATTTCACCCGCTGGAACATCCGCATCTCCACCCCTGGCCGCATCAACATCATTGCCACCTCCCAACTCTGGACGCCCGACCTCACCTATCTCATGACCCGCCAGCTCCTCGAACCAACAGGTCTCTTCTGGAAAAGCGCAGACGACGATGTCATCCAATGCTACGAGGCTGATGCCCAGGAGTTCGGCGAGAGGATAGCCGAACTGGCCAAGGTCCGCAAGGTGATGTATTTTCTGTTCGCCTTTGAAGACGGCTTGACTCCGGAGAGCATCGAGTGCTCCATTGAATTTCAGACCTCCGAGTGA